One part of the Engraulis encrasicolus isolate BLACKSEA-1 chromosome 17, IST_EnEncr_1.0, whole genome shotgun sequence genome encodes these proteins:
- the foxj1b gene encoding forkhead box protein J1-B: MFSFKSLWNRSCLLPKMPVLMSPDIATKFKEKWMLLHPEDMDNINGAVTLDDSLTSLHWLQNFSILSANPEKGPSSGCHPSHLYYNKHLPLWGTDSPSSPPAGDTAATGMPQTPGTSSSHSATTNSYSHPQTGLYPHNHHISAHMSPPEEIDYKTNRHVKPPYSYATLICMAMQASKKIKITLSEIYSWITENYCYYKHAEPSWQNSIRHNLSLNKCFMKVPRQKDEPGKGGFWQIDPQYADMFVNGVFKRRRMPATHFNAQRQSKNLHASSPSSSCTQAGQQHLGIGFYQGTAGMINHHNVHNNKRKQVLSKRGGAKLARMMVPKSPLLATDAKGGCGSGGSTSDMLRGDFDLASVFDDVLSGSGSTFEDLDINTALSSLGCEMELSPQGQHTAQVATTRPKWYSNEDEQACAYLEATSNGIVGDFQHQQQQQQHHHHHMHHHHHQQQQHLQSSHPLYYEGMTLFSDQPQMQLHPWEEIKEEPQPVPLSLDQSFGFSEGFFSEMQLWERAESYM, translated from the exons ATGTTTAGTTTTAAATCCCTGTGGAATCGAAGCTGCTTGCTGCCGAAAATGCCCGTGCTTATGAGCCCGGACATTGCCACGAAGTTTAAAGAGAAATGGATGCTTCTCCATCCAGAGGACATGGATAACATAAACGGAGCCGTCACCCTCGACGACAGCCTGACGAGTCTGCATTGGCTTCAGAATTTCTCCATCCTGAGCGCAAACCCGGAGAAAGGTCCGAGCTCCGGCTGTCACCCGTCTCATCTCTATTACAACAAACACCTGCCGCTCTGGGGCACGGACTCTCCCTCCAGCCCCCCTGCCGGAGACACGGCAGCTACAGGGATGCCACAAACTCCGGGGACCTCCAGCAGCCACTCGGCCACCACAAACAGTTACTCACATCCACAAACCGGACTTTATCCTCACAACCACCACATATCTGCTCACATGAGCCCGCCGGAGGAAATAGACTACAAGACGAACCGGCACGTCAAGCCGCCTTACTCCTACGCAACACTCATCTGTATGGCCATGCAAGCCAGCAAAAAGATCAAGATTACACTGTCTGAAATCTACAGCTGGATCACGGAAAATTACTGCTACTACAAACACGCAGAACCCAGTTGGCAG AACTCCATCCGGCACAACCTCTCCCTGAACAAGTGTTTCATGAAGGTCCCGCGGCAGAAGGACGAGCCGGGCAAGGGCGGCTTCTGGCAGATCGATCCGCAGTACGCCGACATGTTCGTCAATGGTGTCTTCAAACGCCGCCGAATGCCCGCCACCCACTTCAACGCCCAGAGGCAGAGCAAGAACCTCCATGCCTCCTCCCCATCGTCCTCTTGCACCCAAGCTGGCCAGCAACACCTTGGCATTGGCTTCTACCAGGGAACTGCTGGCATGATCAACCACCACAACGTCCACAACAACAAGCGCAAACAAGTGTTGTCCAAGCGTGGTGGGGCAAAGCTGGCACGGATGATGGTGCCCAAGTCCCCACTGTTGGCCACCGATGCCAAGGGTggctgtggtagtggtggtagcacCAGTGACATGCTCCGTGGGGACTTCGATCTGGCCTCGGTGTTCGACGACGTCCTAAGTGGCTCTGGCAGCACGTTCGAGGACCTGGACATCAACACGGCGCTGAGCTCTCTGGGCTGTGAGATGGAACTCTCGCCGCAGGGTCAGCACACGGCGCAGGTGGCGACGACGCGGCCCAAGTGGTACAGCAATGAGGACGAGCAAGCCTGCGCTTACCTGGAGGCCACCAGCAACGGCATTGTGGGAGATTTCCAAcatcaacagcaacagcaacaacatcatcaccatcacatgcatcaccaccatcaccagcagcagcagcatctgcagTCTTCTCACCCGCTCTACTATGAGGGCATGACTCTGTTCTCAGATCAGCCACAGATGCAGCTGCACCCATGGGAGGAGATTAAAGAGGAACCTCAGCCGGTTCCACTGTCCCTGGATCAGAGCTTTGGCTTCTCCGAAGGCTTCTTCTCCGAGATGCAGCTGTGGGAGAGGGCGGAGTCATACATGTAG